A genomic segment from Actinoplanes sichuanensis encodes:
- a CDS encoding carbohydrate ABC transporter permease → MTRRSWIGWQFIGPFMAVFALVFLAPIGYSVYLSVFRTRLVGGTSFVGLENYTNALSDPQFWQGVTRVGLFLAVQVPIMLGLALVVALAIDSGRLHGKAFFRVTIFMPYAVPAVVATLMWGFMYSNQFGLVGNINDALNITLPEPLSANLALASIGNIVTWEFVGYNMLIFYSALRVVPASLYESAEIDGAGAFRIIRAIKLPAIRGALVIATIFSVIGSFQLFNEPAIMRPLARNVLTTDYTPNMYAYTLSFAGQQYNYAATVAIIMGVITMVVAYVVQLRGTREN, encoded by the coding sequence GTGACCCGGCGTTCATGGATCGGGTGGCAGTTCATCGGTCCGTTCATGGCGGTGTTCGCGCTGGTCTTCCTCGCACCGATCGGCTACTCGGTGTACCTCAGCGTGTTCCGTACCCGCCTGGTCGGCGGCACCAGCTTCGTGGGCCTGGAGAACTACACCAACGCACTGAGTGACCCGCAGTTCTGGCAGGGGGTGACCCGGGTCGGGCTCTTCCTGGCCGTCCAGGTCCCGATCATGCTCGGACTGGCGCTGGTGGTGGCGCTCGCCATCGACAGCGGACGGCTGCACGGCAAGGCCTTCTTCCGCGTCACCATCTTCATGCCGTACGCGGTGCCCGCCGTGGTCGCCACGCTCATGTGGGGCTTCATGTACAGCAACCAGTTCGGCCTGGTCGGCAACATCAACGACGCGCTGAACATCACGCTGCCGGAGCCGCTGTCCGCGAACCTCGCGCTCGCCTCCATCGGCAACATCGTGACCTGGGAATTCGTCGGCTACAACATGCTGATCTTCTACTCGGCGCTGCGTGTCGTGCCGGCCTCGCTGTACGAGTCGGCCGAGATCGACGGTGCCGGGGCGTTCCGGATCATCCGGGCGATCAAGCTGCCGGCCATCCGCGGTGCGCTGGTGATCGCCACCATCTTCTCGGTGATCGGCAGCTTCCAGCTGTTCAACGAGCCGGCCATCATGCGCCCGCTCGCGCGCAACGTGCTGACCACCGACTACACCCCCAACATGTACGCCTACACGCTGTCCTTCGCCGGGCAGCAGTACAACTACGCCGCCACGGTCGCGATCATCATGGGTGTCATCACCATGGTCGTCGCGTACGTCGTGCAGTTGCGCGGCACCAGGGAGAACTGA
- a CDS encoding spore germination protein GerW family protein, translating to MPSKLSATELIERAHTGASTAGRVFGEPIERDGVTVIPVAVIRGGGGGGAGSATSADDDKPEGEGSGGGFGFTAHPAGVYVVRDGDAHWRPALNVDRIIAGGQLLALAAVLVAGSVLRRHRRRR from the coding sequence ATGCCGTCGAAACTCAGCGCCACCGAGCTCATCGAACGCGCTCACACGGGCGCCTCCACCGCGGGCCGCGTCTTCGGTGAACCCATCGAACGCGACGGGGTCACCGTGATCCCGGTCGCGGTCATCCGCGGAGGAGGCGGAGGAGGAGCCGGTAGCGCAACCTCGGCCGACGACGACAAGCCCGAGGGCGAGGGTTCCGGCGGCGGTTTCGGCTTCACCGCCCACCCGGCCGGCGTCTACGTCGTCCGCGACGGCGACGCCCACTGGCGACCGGCCCTGAACGTCGACCGGATCATCGCCGGCGGCCAACTCCTGGCCCTCGCCGCCGTGCTGGTCGCGGGCAGCGTCCTGCGCCGCCACCGCCGTCGCCGCTGA
- a CDS encoding vanadium-dependent haloperoxidase, which produces MLRGALFGMLAIALVPVTATPAQAAPIGDHVIFWNNVLLKTYRTVGGAPGPLARSGAMMHNAMFNAVNTINCYKTGTYDDFNCLAIDYTGSNPITNWANPDVETAIDYAAHTVLTSLYPNVGFSGDLTAAQDGITVDASQQQGRSVGVTAGQNMLANRSPNSDRSGLNTTYTTVNEPGYWRPTGSGNAVTPGWGQVVPFSRFGESYKLNNLRPALPGGYSTMSSLLASSAYATQVNEVKSLGRATGSTRSADQTQIAWYWANDLDGTYKPPGQHYAHTQTVSANRGLDQMANLRLFALVSAAMADAAVVAWDAKYLTAIDLWRPESAIQLAGTDNNAATTADTAWKPLSADRNGVNFSPAFPAWISGHATFGGAWAKTMERYFGTDNVTFTGGTDDPHAVGVTRTFSSFSAAALEDARSRVYLGVHYSWDGTQGNTAGAKVGNYVSDKLFQKVIGGGTYATAQVCEETGDDAVYGNKIYSGYYCRAEGTTWRLVYYPWP; this is translated from the coding sequence ATGCTCAGAGGAGCACTCTTCGGGATGCTCGCCATCGCGCTGGTGCCGGTCACGGCCACGCCGGCCCAGGCGGCGCCGATCGGCGACCACGTCATCTTCTGGAACAACGTGCTGCTCAAGACGTACCGGACGGTTGGTGGCGCGCCCGGACCACTGGCGCGTTCCGGGGCGATGATGCACAACGCGATGTTCAACGCGGTCAACACCATCAACTGCTACAAAACGGGTACGTACGACGACTTCAACTGCCTGGCCATCGACTACACCGGCTCGAACCCGATCACGAACTGGGCGAACCCGGATGTCGAGACGGCCATCGACTACGCAGCGCACACCGTCCTGACCAGTCTCTACCCGAATGTCGGGTTCAGCGGCGACCTGACCGCGGCCCAGGATGGCATCACGGTGGACGCCTCCCAGCAGCAGGGCCGCAGCGTCGGTGTCACCGCCGGGCAGAACATGCTCGCCAACCGGAGCCCGAACTCCGACCGGTCCGGGCTCAACACGACGTACACGACGGTCAACGAGCCCGGATACTGGCGGCCGACCGGATCCGGCAACGCCGTCACCCCCGGCTGGGGGCAGGTCGTGCCGTTCTCCCGGTTCGGTGAGTCGTACAAGCTGAACAACCTCCGCCCGGCCCTGCCCGGCGGCTACTCGACCATGTCGTCGCTGCTGGCCAGTTCGGCGTACGCCACCCAGGTCAACGAGGTGAAGAGCCTCGGCCGGGCGACCGGGTCGACACGTTCCGCCGATCAGACACAGATCGCCTGGTACTGGGCCAACGACCTGGACGGCACGTACAAGCCGCCAGGACAGCACTACGCACACACCCAGACCGTGTCGGCGAACCGGGGCCTCGACCAGATGGCAAACCTGCGGCTCTTCGCCCTGGTCAGCGCCGCGATGGCGGACGCCGCGGTGGTCGCCTGGGACGCCAAGTACCTGACCGCGATCGACCTGTGGCGGCCGGAATCGGCGATCCAGCTGGCGGGCACCGACAACAACGCGGCCACCACCGCCGACACCGCCTGGAAGCCGCTGTCGGCCGACCGGAACGGGGTCAACTTCAGCCCCGCCTTCCCGGCCTGGATCTCCGGGCATGCCACCTTCGGCGGGGCCTGGGCCAAGACCATGGAGCGTTACTTCGGGACCGACAACGTCACCTTCACCGGCGGTACGGACGACCCGCACGCGGTCGGTGTGACGCGCACGTTCTCCAGCTTCAGCGCGGCCGCGCTGGAGGACGCCCGCAGCCGTGTCTACCTGGGCGTGCACTACAGCTGGGACGGGACGCAGGGCAACACCGCCGGCGCGAAGGTCGGCAACTACGTGTCCGACAAGCTGTTCCAGAAGGTGATCGGCGGCGGCACCTACGCCACCGCGCAGGTGTGCGAGGAGACCGGCGACGACGCGGTCTACGGCAACAAGATCTACAGCGGCTACTACTGCCGGGCCGAGGGCACCACCTGGCGACTCGTCTACTACCCCTGGCCCTGA
- a CDS encoding carbohydrate ABC transporter permease, whose amino-acid sequence MTTTVQSNRRTTDHSPASEKPYRRGRQRSVLLTLLTSLFAIYSLVPLLWLVINATKTPEGLLSSFGLWFDDGEFALFDNIRKTFTYQDGAFTRWLGNTLLYVVAGAGGATLLATLGGYGLAKFDFVGKRAVFATVIGAVAVPGTALAVPTFLMFSKLGITNTPWSVIIPSLVSPFGLYLMWTFSAQAVPDEMLEAARIDGASEFRTFFQVSLPLLAPGVVTVLLFTVVATWNNYFLPLIMLRDPSWYPLTIGLNSWNDQAQTVGGEAVFNLVITGSLITILPLLAAFLFLQRYWQSGLAAGSVKE is encoded by the coding sequence ATGACTACGACGGTGCAGTCCAACCGGCGTACGACGGACCACTCGCCCGCCTCGGAGAAGCCCTACCGCCGCGGCAGGCAGCGCAGCGTGCTCCTCACCCTGCTGACCTCGCTCTTCGCGATCTACAGCCTGGTCCCGTTGCTCTGGCTGGTGATCAACGCGACGAAGACGCCGGAGGGCCTGCTCAGCTCGTTCGGCCTCTGGTTCGACGACGGTGAGTTCGCCCTGTTCGACAACATCCGCAAGACCTTCACGTACCAGGACGGGGCCTTCACCCGCTGGCTGGGCAACACCCTGCTGTACGTGGTGGCCGGGGCCGGCGGTGCGACCCTGCTGGCCACCCTCGGCGGCTACGGGCTGGCCAAGTTCGACTTCGTCGGCAAGCGGGCGGTGTTCGCCACCGTGATCGGCGCGGTCGCCGTGCCGGGCACCGCGCTGGCCGTACCCACGTTCCTCATGTTCAGCAAGTTGGGGATCACCAACACTCCCTGGTCGGTGATCATCCCGTCGCTGGTCTCGCCGTTCGGGCTCTACCTGATGTGGACCTTCTCCGCGCAGGCGGTCCCGGACGAGATGCTCGAGGCGGCCCGGATCGACGGTGCGAGCGAGTTCCGTACGTTCTTCCAGGTCTCCCTGCCGTTGTTGGCTCCCGGTGTCGTCACGGTCCTGCTCTTCACCGTGGTCGCCACCTGGAACAACTACTTCCTGCCGCTGATCATGCTGAGGGACCCGTCCTGGTATCCCCTCACCATCGGTCTCAACTCCTGGAACGACCAGGCGCAGACGGTCGGCGGCGAAGCCGTCTTCAACCTCGTCATCACCGGATCACTCATCACGATCCTGCCGCTGCTCGCGGCCTTCCTGTTCCTGCAGCGTTACTGGCAGTCCGGCCTCGCCGCAGGCAGCGTCAAAGAATGA
- a CDS encoding LacI family DNA-binding transcriptional regulator produces MADVARRAGVSSQTVSRVANGATGVVETTREQVLAAMSELGYRPNSAARSLRYGRFNTIGVILFGLSSTGNSRTVEAIATHAAAEGYAITLIPVGAATQDNVMGAFTRMGELTVDGVILIIEVHLLDASAVAIPPDVHVVVVDSDAGDRYPVVDTDQADGTEQAVRHLLALGHRTVRHVAGPAESYAAERRAGAWRRVLEEAGRPVPALERGDWSADSGYHAGLRLADDPSCTAIFAANDQMALGVLRALHERGRRVPADVSVVGFDDIADAGSYLPPLTTVHQDFAEVGRRCVHALLRQIHNEPADAGTDLVATRLVIRESTAPARP; encoded by the coding sequence ATGGCCGACGTGGCCCGCCGCGCCGGTGTCTCCTCGCAGACCGTCTCGCGCGTCGCCAACGGCGCCACAGGTGTCGTCGAGACCACCCGTGAGCAGGTGCTCGCCGCCATGAGCGAACTCGGCTACCGACCCAACAGCGCGGCCCGCTCGCTGCGGTACGGCCGGTTCAACACGATCGGCGTCATCCTGTTCGGGCTGTCCTCGACCGGCAACAGCCGCACCGTCGAGGCGATCGCCACCCACGCCGCCGCCGAGGGGTACGCGATCACCCTCATCCCGGTCGGCGCCGCCACCCAGGACAACGTCATGGGAGCGTTCACAAGAATGGGTGAGCTCACCGTCGACGGGGTCATCCTGATCATCGAGGTGCACCTGCTCGACGCGTCGGCCGTCGCCATCCCGCCCGACGTGCACGTGGTCGTCGTCGACTCGGATGCCGGAGACCGCTACCCGGTCGTCGACACCGACCAGGCCGACGGCACCGAGCAGGCGGTGCGGCATCTGCTCGCGCTCGGGCACCGTACCGTCCGGCATGTCGCGGGCCCGGCCGAATCGTATGCCGCCGAACGCCGCGCCGGCGCCTGGCGCCGCGTCCTCGAGGAAGCCGGCCGCCCGGTCCCCGCCCTCGAACGCGGCGACTGGTCCGCCGACTCCGGCTACCACGCCGGCCTGCGCCTGGCCGATGACCCGTCCTGCACGGCTATCTTCGCCGCCAACGACCAGATGGCCCTGGGGGTGCTGCGCGCGCTCCACGAACGCGGGCGCCGTGTGCCGGCCGACGTCAGCGTGGTCGGTTTCGACGACATCGCCGACGCCGGGTCCTACCTGCCGCCGCTGACCACCGTCCACCAGGACTTCGCGGAGGTGGGGCGGCGCTGCGTACACGCCCTGCTCCGCCAGATCCACAACGAGCCGGCCGACGCGGGCACCGACCTGGTCGCCACCCGCCTGGTGATCCGCGAAAGCACCGCACCGGCACGCCCATAG
- a CDS encoding PilZ domain-containing protein produces the protein MADVELPAIGDPIFLVLGDGVNLRSKLEAIDGDTFSVAAPLETTGLAMFEPGQEFEIFWAPPRTRVVLPCRLVVVSGSAPLRWILTPSGAARHDNRREFVRGGAGAVVRLEAEVSGQPAEGVLLDISEGGLRCWIDEATSLTQGDRVEATVWLGTAEAKLSGLVHNVREAPHGDPGQHLILTFDTKEELARTIRQYILAWEIGERRRNKRTN, from the coding sequence TTGGCCGACGTCGAGCTCCCGGCCATCGGCGACCCGATCTTCCTGGTCCTCGGCGACGGCGTGAACCTCCGCTCGAAGCTGGAGGCCATCGACGGCGACACGTTCAGCGTCGCCGCGCCCCTGGAGACCACCGGCCTCGCGATGTTCGAACCCGGCCAGGAGTTCGAGATCTTCTGGGCCCCGCCGCGTACCCGTGTGGTCCTGCCCTGCCGTCTCGTCGTGGTCTCCGGCAGCGCCCCGCTGCGCTGGATCCTCACGCCGTCCGGCGCGGCCCGCCACGACAACCGCCGGGAGTTCGTCCGCGGCGGCGCTGGAGCGGTCGTCCGCCTCGAAGCCGAGGTCAGCGGCCAGCCGGCCGAAGGTGTCCTGCTCGACATCAGCGAAGGCGGCCTGCGCTGCTGGATCGACGAGGCCACCTCCCTCACCCAGGGCGACCGCGTCGAGGCGACGGTCTGGCTGGGTACCGCCGAGGCCAAGCTGAGCGGTCTCGTCCACAACGTCCGCGAGGCCCCGCACGGCGACCCCGGCCAGCACCTGATCCTCACCTTCGACACGAAGGAGGAGCTGGCCCGGACCATCCGCCAGTACATCCTGGCCTGGGAGATCGGCGAGCGTCGCCGCAACAAGCGGACCAACTGA